One genomic segment of Streptomyces sp. NBC_00239 includes these proteins:
- the gcvH gene encoding glycine cleavage system protein GcvH, whose translation MSNPQQLRYTKEHEWVSVAEDGVATIGITEFAANALGDVVFAQLPEVGDTVTAGETCGELESTKSVSDLFAPITGEVVEANQDVVDDPSLVNTAPFEGGWLFKVRVAEEPADLLSADEYTDFAG comes from the coding sequence ATGAGCAACCCCCAGCAGCTGCGCTACACCAAGGAGCACGAGTGGGTGTCGGTCGCCGAGGACGGCGTCGCGACGATCGGCATCACGGAGTTCGCGGCCAACGCGCTCGGTGACGTCGTGTTCGCGCAGCTCCCCGAGGTGGGCGACACCGTGACCGCGGGCGAGACCTGCGGCGAGCTCGAGTCCACCAAGTCGGTCAGCGACCTGTTCGCCCCGATCACCGGTGAGGTCGTCGAGGCCAACCAGGACGTCGTCGACGACCCGTCCCTGGTCAACACCGCTCCGTTCGAGGGCGGCTGGCTCTTCAAGGTGCGCGTCGCGGAGGAGCCGGCCGACCTGCTCTCCGCCGACGAGTACACCGACTTCGCGGGCTGA
- a CDS encoding AAA family ATPase, which translates to MRRFGVLAGTSTAGAAAAAATPVGAAAVPAQPGVRRPEVLGGPLAAGRPAAAGRVRDLRGLGGRGPGRLSFGAGDVVVVSGLPGSGKSTLMKRAVPDGGIDSQDVRERWERRMPARLPYGAYRPLVRLAHYAGLWQALRSGRSLVVHDCGSQAWVRALLARAARRRGRSLHLLLLDATPAQALAGQAARGRGVSGYAFDRHRGTVARLLDDVEHGRLPAGCASAVLLDRPAAARLTALDFGARPDPAARA; encoded by the coding sequence GTGCGGAGATTCGGAGTCCTCGCGGGGACGAGCACGGCGGGCGCCGCGGCGGCCGCGGCCACGCCGGTCGGCGCTGCCGCGGTTCCGGCGCAGCCGGGCGTCCGCCGCCCGGAGGTGCTCGGCGGTCCGCTCGCCGCCGGCCGCCCCGCCGCCGCGGGCCGCGTCCGCGACCTGCGCGGCCTCGGCGGGCGCGGGCCCGGCCGGCTGTCCTTCGGGGCCGGCGACGTCGTCGTGGTCTCGGGCCTGCCCGGCAGCGGCAAGAGCACCCTCATGAAGCGGGCCGTGCCCGACGGCGGCATCGACTCCCAGGACGTCCGCGAGCGCTGGGAGCGCCGGATGCCCGCCCGGCTGCCGTACGGGGCCTACCGGCCGCTGGTGCGGCTCGCCCACTACGCCGGGCTGTGGCAGGCCCTGCGCTCCGGCCGGAGCCTGGTCGTGCACGACTGCGGCAGCCAGGCCTGGGTGCGCGCCCTGCTGGCCCGCGCCGCCCGCCGCCGCGGCCGCTCCCTGCACCTGCTCCTCCTCGACGCGACCCCCGCCCAGGCGCTCGCCGGGCAGGCGGCCCGCGGCCGCGGGGTCTCCGGGTACGCCTTCGACCGCCACCGCGGCACGGTGGCCCGGCTGCTGGACGACGTCGAGCACGGCCGGCTGCCCGCGGGCTGCGCCTCCGCGGTCCTGCTGGACCGGCCCGCGGCCGCCCGGCTGACCGCCCTGGACTTCGGGGCCCGGCCGGATCCCGCCGCCAGGGCTTAG
- a CDS encoding energy-coupling factor ABC transporter permease, which yields MHIAEGFLPPLHAAAWGVASAPFVVHGARALTREVRANPESTLLLGAAGAFTFVLSALKIPSVTGSCSHPTGTGLGAVLFRPPIMAVLGTITLLFQALLLAHGGLTTLGANVFSMAVAGPWAGYAVYRLLRRSGAPLMVSVFFGAFFADLVTYCVTSVQLALAFPDPGTGFAGALAKFGGIFAVTQIPLAVSEGLLTVLVMRLLTQSSKGDLIRLGVLAKPAAAANEQEVAAR from the coding sequence ATGCATATAGCCGAGGGGTTTCTGCCCCCGCTGCACGCGGCCGCCTGGGGCGTCGCGTCCGCTCCCTTTGTCGTCCACGGCGCCCGCGCCCTGACCCGCGAGGTCAGGGCGAACCCGGAGAGCACGCTGTTGCTCGGCGCCGCCGGGGCGTTCACGTTCGTCCTGTCCGCTCTGAAGATCCCGTCGGTGACGGGCAGTTGCTCCCACCCGACCGGCACCGGCCTGGGCGCCGTGCTGTTCCGGCCGCCCATCATGGCGGTGCTGGGCACGATCACCCTGCTCTTCCAGGCCCTGCTCCTCGCGCACGGCGGGCTGACCACCCTCGGCGCGAACGTCTTCTCGATGGCCGTCGCGGGCCCGTGGGCGGGGTACGCGGTGTACCGGCTGCTGCGCCGGTCCGGCGCCCCGCTGATGGTGTCCGTGTTCTTCGGCGCCTTCTTCGCCGACCTGGTCACCTACTGCGTCACCAGCGTGCAGCTGGCGCTGGCGTTCCCGGACCCGGGCACCGGATTCGCGGGCGCGCTCGCGAAGTTCGGCGGCATCTTCGCCGTGACGCAGATCCCGCTCGCGGTCAGCGAGGGCCTGCTGACGGTGCTGGTGATGCGGCTCCTGACGCAGTCCAGCAAGGGCGACCTGATCCGGCTCGGCGTGCTCGCCAAGCCGGCCGCCGCCGCGAACGAGCAGGAGGTGGCGGCCCGATGA
- the gcvT gene encoding glycine cleavage system aminomethyltransferase GcvT, protein MTNTPRLTALDAVHRALGATMTDFAGWDMPLRYASERDEHNAVRTKAGLFDLSHMGEITLTGPEAVKALDYALVGNISTVGVGRARYTHICQEDGGIVDDLIVYRLGETEYMVVANASNAQVVLDALTERAAGFDTEVRDDRDAYALIAVQGPESPGILASLTDADLDGLKYYAGLPGTVAGVPALIARTGYTGEDGFELFVKPEHAVELWNALMKAGEGVGLVPAGLSCRDTLRLEAGMPLYGHELTTALTPFDAGLGRVVKFEKEGDFVGRAALEAAAERAAAAAPRKLVGLIAEGRRVPRAGFSVVVGGEVVGEVTSGAPSPTLGKPIAMAYVDAAHAAPGTSGVGIDIRGTHEAYEVVALPFYKRQK, encoded by the coding sequence ATGACGAACACCCCCCGTCTGACCGCCCTGGACGCCGTCCACCGCGCGCTCGGCGCGACGATGACCGACTTCGCGGGCTGGGACATGCCGCTGCGGTACGCCAGTGAGCGCGACGAACACAACGCCGTCCGCACCAAGGCCGGCCTGTTCGACCTCTCGCACATGGGCGAGATCACCCTCACCGGGCCCGAGGCCGTCAAGGCGCTCGACTACGCGCTGGTCGGCAACATCTCCACGGTCGGTGTCGGCCGCGCCCGCTACACGCACATCTGTCAGGAAGACGGCGGCATCGTCGACGACCTGATCGTCTACCGCCTCGGCGAGACCGAGTACATGGTCGTCGCGAACGCCTCCAACGCGCAGGTCGTCCTCGACGCCCTGACCGAGCGCGCCGCCGGCTTCGACACCGAGGTCCGCGACGACCGCGACGCGTACGCGCTGATCGCCGTCCAGGGCCCCGAGTCCCCCGGCATCCTGGCCTCCCTCACCGACGCCGACCTGGACGGGCTGAAGTACTACGCCGGCCTGCCGGGCACCGTCGCGGGCGTCCCCGCGCTGATCGCGCGCACCGGCTACACCGGTGAGGACGGCTTCGAGCTGTTCGTCAAGCCCGAGCACGCGGTCGAGCTGTGGAACGCCCTCATGAAGGCCGGCGAGGGCGTCGGCCTGGTCCCGGCCGGCCTGTCCTGCCGCGACACGCTGCGCCTGGAGGCGGGCATGCCGCTGTACGGGCACGAGCTGACCACCGCGCTGACCCCGTTCGACGCGGGTCTGGGCCGGGTCGTGAAGTTCGAGAAGGAAGGCGACTTCGTGGGCCGCGCGGCCCTGGAGGCCGCCGCCGAGCGCGCCGCGGCCGCCGCGCCGCGCAAGCTGGTCGGGCTGATCGCCGAGGGCCGCCGGGTCCCGCGCGCCGGCTTCTCGGTCGTCGTCGGCGGCGAGGTCGTCGGCGAGGTCACCTCCGGCGCCCCGTCCCCGACGCTGGGCAAGCCGATCGCCATGGCGTACGTCGACGCGGCCCACGCCGCGCCCGGCACCTCCGGCGTCGGCATCGACATCCGCGGTACGCATGAGGCGTACGAGGTCGTCGCCCTGCCGTTCTACAAGCGGCAGAAGTGA
- the glyA gene encoding serine hydroxymethyltransferase: protein MSLLNSSLHELDPDVAAAVDAELHRQQSTLEMIASENFAPVAVMEAQGSVLTNKYAEGYPGRRYYGGCEHVDVVEQIAIDRIKALFGAEHANVQPHSGAQANAAAMFALLKPGDTIMGLNLAHGGHLTHGMKINFSGKLYNVVPYHVDETGRVDMAEVERLAKESKPQLIVAGWSAYPRQLDFAAFRRIADEVGAYLMVDMAHFAGLVAAGLHPNPVPHAHVVTTTTHKTLGGPRGGVILSTQELAKKINSAVFPGQQGGPLEHVIAAKAVSFKVAASPEFKERQERTLEGARILAERLVQDDVKAEGVDVLSGGTDVHLVLVDLRNSQLDGQQAEDRLHEIGITVNRNAIPNDPRPPMVTSGLRIGTPALATRGFGAEDFTEVADIIAEALKPSYDGESLKARVTALADKHPLYPSL, encoded by the coding sequence ATGTCGCTTCTGAACTCTTCCCTCCACGAGCTGGACCCGGACGTCGCCGCCGCCGTCGACGCCGAGCTCCACCGCCAGCAGTCGACCCTGGAAATGATCGCCTCGGAGAACTTCGCTCCGGTCGCGGTCATGGAGGCCCAGGGCTCGGTCCTGACCAACAAGTACGCCGAGGGCTACCCCGGCCGCCGCTACTACGGCGGCTGCGAGCACGTCGACGTGGTCGAGCAGATCGCGATCGACCGCATCAAGGCGCTGTTCGGCGCCGAGCACGCGAACGTGCAGCCGCACTCGGGTGCGCAGGCCAACGCCGCCGCGATGTTCGCGCTGCTGAAGCCGGGCGACACGATCATGGGCCTGAACCTGGCCCACGGCGGTCACCTGACCCACGGCATGAAGATCAACTTCTCCGGCAAGCTCTACAACGTGGTCCCGTACCACGTCGACGAGACCGGCCGGGTGGACATGGCCGAGGTCGAGCGCCTCGCCAAGGAGTCCAAGCCGCAGCTGATCGTCGCCGGCTGGTCCGCCTACCCGCGCCAGCTGGACTTCGCCGCCTTCCGCCGCATCGCGGACGAGGTCGGCGCGTACCTGATGGTCGACATGGCGCACTTCGCCGGTCTGGTCGCCGCGGGCCTGCACCCGAACCCGGTGCCGCACGCCCACGTCGTCACCACCACCACGCACAAGACCCTCGGCGGTCCGCGCGGCGGCGTGATCCTGTCCACGCAGGAACTCGCCAAGAAGATCAACTCCGCGGTCTTCCCGGGTCAGCAGGGCGGCCCGCTGGAGCACGTGATCGCGGCCAAGGCCGTCTCCTTCAAGGTCGCGGCCTCGCCCGAGTTCAAGGAGCGCCAGGAGCGCACCCTGGAGGGCGCGCGGATCCTCGCCGAGCGCCTGGTGCAGGACGACGTCAAGGCCGAGGGCGTGGACGTGCTGTCCGGCGGCACCGACGTGCACCTGGTCCTGGTGGACCTGCGCAACTCGCAGCTGGACGGCCAGCAGGCCGAGGACCGCCTCCACGAGATCGGCATCACGGTCAACCGGAACGCCATCCCGAACGACCCGCGGCCGCCGATGGTCACCTCGGGTCTGCGGATCGGCACCCCGGCCCTGGCCACCCGCGGTTTCGGCGCCGAGGACTTCACCGAGGTCGCCGACATCATCGCCGAGGCGCTCAAGCCGTCGTACGACGGTGAGTCGCTGAAGGCGCGCGTCACCGCGCTCGCCGACAAGCACCCGCTGTACCCGTCGCTGTAA
- a CDS encoding enhanced serine sensitivity protein SseB yields the protein MDGVLGGGSEAAGWPANELEETLAASLGNPSAGSRLLEVLGRSRVWVPLPGGGSPDSATLNLPTMDIDGAAYVPVYSSQDQFVRCAGPHMPFAVAPAVEFARGLPPQLGIAVNPEGAVGMPLPPPAVAELCRAGRSPLDGPATGGRVRLFEPDWQQDPVDFLAAAAEEFRATGVVAAAHRCLASIEGGEPVLFVGVRFTGWENADTNAPMDALSRALGRVQPPWPVNLLLLDAAQDPVGDWMTEHVRPFYLP from the coding sequence GTGGACGGGGTGCTCGGCGGCGGGTCCGAGGCCGCGGGCTGGCCGGCCAACGAGCTGGAGGAGACCCTCGCGGCCTCCCTCGGCAACCCCTCGGCGGGCAGCAGGCTCCTGGAGGTGCTCGGGCGCAGCCGGGTGTGGGTGCCGCTGCCCGGCGGCGGCTCCCCGGACAGCGCCACCCTGAACCTGCCCACCATGGACATCGACGGCGCCGCGTACGTACCCGTGTACAGCTCCCAGGACCAGTTCGTGCGCTGCGCGGGCCCCCACATGCCCTTCGCGGTGGCCCCGGCCGTCGAGTTCGCCCGCGGACTGCCCCCGCAGCTGGGCATCGCCGTGAACCCCGAAGGCGCCGTCGGCATGCCGCTGCCGCCGCCCGCCGTGGCCGAACTGTGCCGGGCCGGCCGCAGCCCGCTCGACGGGCCGGCCACCGGCGGCCGGGTCCGCCTCTTCGAGCCCGACTGGCAGCAGGACCCGGTGGACTTCCTCGCCGCCGCGGCCGAGGAGTTCCGGGCCACCGGCGTGGTGGCCGCGGCCCACCGCTGCCTCGCGAGCATCGAGGGCGGCGAGCCGGTGCTCTTCGTGGGCGTACGGTTCACCGGCTGGGAGAACGCCGACACGAACGCCCCGATGGACGCCCTGTCCCGGGCGCTCGGCCGGGTACAGCCCCCGTGGCCGGTCAACCTCCTGCTGCTCGACGCCGCCCAGGACCCGGTCGGCGACTGGATGACGGAACACGTCCGCCCGTTCTACCTGCCGTAG
- a CDS encoding L-serine ammonia-lyase — protein MAISVFDLFSIGIGPSSSHTVGPMRAARMFVNRLKKDGVLAQTASVRAELFGSLGATGHGHGTPKAVLLGLEGHSPRTVDVEGADDEVERIRQTGRLRLLGAEIGDVHEIAFDEPSQLILHRRRSLPYHANGMTLFAYDESGAPLLEKTYYSVGGGFVVDEDAVGEDRIKLDDTVLKYPFRSGDEMLRLAKETGLSISSLMLENEKAWRTEEEIREGLLEIWRVMQACVQRGMSREGILPGGLRVKRRAASTARQLRTEGDPMMHRSEWTTIYAMAVNEENAAGGRVVTAPTNGAAGVLPAVLHYYMNFVPGADEDGVVRFLLAAGAIGMLFKENASISGAEVGCQGEVGSACSMAAGALAEVLGGTPEQVENAAEIGMEHNLGLTCDPVGGLVQIPCIERNGMAAVKAVTAARMAMRGDGSHKVSLDKVIKTMKETGADMKVKYKETARGGLAVNVIEC, from the coding sequence GTGGCCATCTCCGTCTTCGACCTCTTCTCCATCGGCATCGGCCCGTCCTCCTCCCACACGGTGGGCCCGATGCGCGCGGCCCGGATGTTCGTGAACCGCCTGAAGAAGGACGGCGTCCTCGCCCAGACCGCCTCCGTGCGGGCCGAGCTCTTCGGCTCGCTCGGCGCGACCGGCCACGGCCACGGCACCCCCAAGGCCGTCCTGCTCGGACTGGAGGGGCACTCCCCCCGCACCGTCGACGTCGAGGGCGCCGACGACGAGGTCGAGCGCATCCGGCAGACCGGCCGGCTGCGGCTGCTGGGCGCGGAGATAGGGGACGTCCACGAGATCGCCTTCGACGAGCCCAGCCAGCTGATCCTGCACCGCCGCCGGTCGCTGCCGTACCACGCGAACGGCATGACCCTCTTCGCGTACGACGAGTCCGGCGCCCCGCTGCTGGAGAAGACGTACTACTCGGTCGGCGGCGGCTTCGTCGTCGACGAGGACGCGGTCGGCGAGGACCGGATCAAGCTCGACGACACCGTGCTGAAGTACCCCTTCCGCTCCGGTGACGAGATGCTCCGCCTGGCGAAGGAGACCGGCCTGTCGATCTCCTCGCTGATGCTGGAGAACGAGAAGGCCTGGCGCACCGAGGAGGAGATCCGCGAGGGCCTCCTGGAGATCTGGCGCGTCATGCAGGCGTGCGTGCAGCGCGGCATGTCCCGCGAGGGCATCCTGCCGGGCGGCCTGCGCGTCAAGCGCCGCGCCGCGTCCACCGCGCGCCAGCTGCGCACCGAGGGCGACCCGATGATGCACCGCAGCGAGTGGACGACCATCTACGCGATGGCCGTGAACGAGGAGAACGCGGCGGGCGGCCGGGTCGTGACGGCCCCGACCAACGGCGCGGCGGGCGTCCTGCCGGCCGTCCTGCACTACTACATGAACTTCGTGCCGGGCGCCGACGAGGACGGCGTGGTCCGCTTCCTCCTCGCCGCGGGCGCGATCGGCATGCTCTTCAAGGAGAACGCCTCGATCTCCGGCGCCGAGGTCGGCTGCCAGGGCGAGGTCGGCTCGGCCTGCTCGATGGCGGCGGGCGCGCTCGCCGAGGTGCTGGGCGGCACCCCCGAGCAGGTGGAGAACGCGGCCGAGATCGGCATGGAGCACAACCTGGGACTGACCTGCGACCCGGTCGGCGGCCTGGTCCAGATCCCGTGCATCGAGCGCAACGGCATGGCGGCGGTCAAGGCCGTCACCGCGGCCCGGATGGCGATGCGCGGCGACGGCAGCCACAAGGTCTCCCTCGACAAGGTCATCAAGACCATGAAGGAGACCGGCGCCGATATGAAGGTCAAGTACAAGGAGACCGCCCGCGGCGGCCTCGCGGTCAACGTCATCGAGTGCTGA
- a CDS encoding ArsR/SmtB family transcription factor translates to MIEIRLATSDLTRIRFARSPLEELVHSIPVLAGTRRPAVHRPWAATARPRVAGLDLRVLFALACGPRFLPDFLTPPPERLTGELADELAAVAATPAAQVRSSLDELRDGRPELPGPLRPLYEDPERELVRLADTLEAYWRAALAPVWPRIRALHEADLAHRSHLLTAGGLGRVFADLHPQAEFTGDLLRIDKPGHTAYRDACGTGLVLVPCVFAWPHLSVLHNEPYQPALGYAPRGIGTLWEESAGAADTEPLGDLLGRSRAALLVHLDLPASTTQLAAYLNMSAAAVSQHLGVLRRSRLVTSQRSGRWMLHRRTALASRLLAAADE, encoded by the coding sequence GTGATCGAGATACGGCTCGCCACCAGTGATCTCACCCGCATCCGGTTCGCCCGGTCACCGCTGGAGGAGCTGGTCCACAGCATCCCCGTGCTCGCCGGCACCCGGCGGCCGGCCGTGCACCGGCCGTGGGCCGCGACCGCCCGGCCCCGGGTGGCCGGCCTCGACCTGCGGGTGCTGTTCGCCCTCGCGTGCGGCCCGCGCTTCCTGCCGGACTTCCTCACCCCGCCGCCCGAACGGCTGACCGGCGAACTCGCCGACGAACTGGCCGCCGTCGCCGCCACCCCCGCCGCGCAGGTGCGCAGCTCCCTCGACGAGCTCCGCGACGGCCGGCCCGAGCTCCCCGGCCCGCTGCGCCCGCTGTACGAGGACCCCGAGCGGGAGCTGGTCCGGCTGGCGGACACCCTGGAGGCCTACTGGCGGGCCGCGCTCGCCCCCGTGTGGCCCCGGATACGGGCCCTGCACGAGGCCGACCTCGCCCACCGCTCGCACCTGCTGACCGCCGGCGGCCTCGGCCGGGTCTTCGCCGACCTGCACCCGCAGGCCGAGTTCACCGGCGACCTGCTGCGCATCGACAAGCCCGGGCACACGGCCTACCGCGACGCCTGCGGCACCGGGCTGGTCCTGGTGCCCTGCGTGTTCGCCTGGCCGCACCTGTCCGTGCTCCACAACGAGCCGTACCAGCCGGCCCTGGGCTACGCGCCGCGCGGCATCGGCACCCTGTGGGAGGAGAGCGCGGGGGCGGCGGACACCGAGCCGCTGGGCGATCTGCTGGGGCGCAGCCGGGCCGCCCTGCTGGTCCACCTCGACCTGCCCGCGTCCACCACCCAGCTCGCCGCCTACCTCAACATGAGCGCCGCCGCCGTCAGCCAGCACCTGGGCGTGCTGCGCCGGTCCCGGTTGGTCACCTCGCAGCGCTCGGGGCGCTGGATGCTGCACCGGCGCACCGCCCTGGCCAGCCGGCTGCTGGCGGCCGCCGACGAGTGA
- a CDS encoding ABC transporter permease, whose amino-acid sequence MTASLHDTNTDEPAAVAAADQPQKAIEGRSPWKIAWSRLKRDKIALAGGVVVLLLILVAIFAPLIVKAFGHPPEELHEDLLDPLLGLPAGDYGGISKDFLLGIEPVNGRDVFSRIVYGARISLLVAFLSAFVAVGLGTVLGVIAGYFGGWVDAAISRVMDLLLAFPQLLFIIALISVIPSRLWGFEGSGLRIAVLVLVIGFFGWPYIGRIVRGQTLSLREREYVEAARSLGAGRTYILFRELLPNLVAPITVYTTLMIPTNVLTEAALSFLGVGVKPPTPSWGETLSTAVRTYEDDPLFVIFPGVAIFITVLAFNLFGDGVRDALDPKGSR is encoded by the coding sequence ATGACGGCATCACTGCACGACACGAACACGGACGAGCCCGCAGCCGTTGCCGCCGCCGACCAGCCGCAGAAGGCGATCGAGGGGCGCTCGCCCTGGAAGATCGCCTGGTCCCGGCTCAAGCGCGACAAGATCGCGCTGGCCGGTGGTGTCGTCGTGCTCCTGCTGATCCTCGTCGCGATCTTCGCGCCGTTGATCGTCAAGGCCTTCGGCCATCCGCCGGAGGAGCTGCACGAGGACCTGCTCGACCCGCTGCTGGGCCTGCCGGCCGGCGACTACGGAGGCATCAGCAAGGACTTCCTGCTGGGCATCGAGCCGGTCAACGGCCGCGACGTCTTCAGCCGGATCGTCTACGGCGCCCGGATCTCGCTCCTGGTGGCCTTCCTGTCCGCCTTCGTGGCGGTCGGCCTGGGCACCGTCCTGGGCGTCATCGCCGGCTACTTCGGCGGCTGGGTCGACGCGGCCATCAGCCGGGTCATGGACCTGCTCCTGGCCTTCCCGCAGCTCCTGTTCATCATCGCGCTGATCTCGGTGATCCCGAGCCGGCTGTGGGGGTTCGAGGGCTCCGGCCTGCGCATCGCCGTGCTGGTCCTGGTCATCGGCTTCTTCGGCTGGCCGTACATCGGGCGCATCGTCCGCGGCCAGACGCTGTCGCTGCGCGAACGCGAGTACGTCGAGGCCGCGCGCAGCCTGGGAGCGGGCCGCACGTACATCCTCTTCCGCGAACTGCTCCCCAACCTGGTGGCGCCGATCACCGTCTACACGACGCTGATGATCCCCACCAACGTGCTGACCGAGGCCGCGCTCAGCTTCCTCGGTGTCGGTGTCAAGCCGCCGACCCCGTCCTGGGGGGAGACCCTCTCGACGGCCGTGCGCACGTACGAGGACGATCCGCTCTTCGTGATCTTCCCCGGCGTGGCGATCTTCATCACCGTGCTGGCGTTCAACCTCTTCGGCGACGGCGTCCGTGACGCCCTCGACCCCAAGGGTTCGCGCTAG
- a CDS encoding energy-coupling factor ABC transporter substrate-binding protein — protein sequence MSRNAKINALLLLLVAALAVLPLALGLGDGKEEPFTGADAQAEAAITELSPDYEPWFAPLYEPPSGEIESALFALQAALGAGVLAYYFGLRRGRRQGEAARTAAEAQAATAPAAEAGAPAAAES from the coding sequence ATGAGCCGTAACGCGAAGATCAACGCACTGCTGCTGCTCCTGGTCGCCGCGCTGGCGGTGCTGCCGCTGGCGCTCGGCCTCGGCGACGGCAAGGAGGAGCCGTTCACGGGCGCCGACGCGCAGGCCGAGGCGGCCATCACGGAGCTGAGCCCGGACTACGAGCCGTGGTTCGCGCCGCTGTACGAACCGCCGTCCGGCGAGATCGAGTCCGCGCTGTTCGCCCTGCAGGCCGCGCTCGGCGCGGGCGTGCTCGCGTACTACTTCGGGCTGCGGCGCGGCCGCCGGCAGGGCGAGGCGGCCCGGACGGCCGCCGAGGCGCAGGCCGCGACCGCCCCGGCCGCCGAGGCGGGCGCTCCCGCGGCCGCGGAGTCGTAG
- a CDS encoding enhanced serine sensitivity protein SseB C-terminal domain-containing protein, with translation MSASGTAAAGQVEHMLRQVTPGRYDSYEALLHALAEGSLWVLLWHGQPGSPEAQYGAMDVAGLGYVPCVTSSQELAASGWGRAFEVVTGRDIARALYPDRWGIWLNPHAQGGGVGVPWADLRRIATGLDRMPAGPLRLSEPAIELPQFYALLSQHAHRTPAVRSLRRAWVQPAVGIPYLAIGLDLYDGSGAAVESARAMMRQAVAAVPEGLPVSTVALADEHDPVAMWLRAQARPFYDREAHAPAY, from the coding sequence GTGAGTGCGTCAGGCACGGCCGCGGCAGGGCAGGTCGAGCACATGCTGCGCCAGGTGACGCCCGGGCGTTACGACAGCTACGAGGCGCTGCTGCACGCCCTCGCCGAGGGCAGCCTCTGGGTGCTGCTCTGGCACGGGCAGCCCGGCTCGCCGGAGGCCCAGTACGGCGCCATGGACGTGGCGGGCCTGGGCTACGTGCCCTGTGTGACCTCGTCCCAGGAACTGGCCGCCAGCGGCTGGGGACGCGCCTTCGAGGTGGTCACCGGCCGCGACATCGCGCGCGCCCTGTACCCGGACCGCTGGGGCATCTGGCTGAATCCGCACGCCCAGGGCGGCGGCGTCGGCGTCCCGTGGGCCGACCTGCGGCGGATCGCCACCGGACTGGACAGGATGCCGGCCGGACCGCTGCGGCTGTCGGAGCCGGCCATCGAACTCCCGCAGTTCTACGCGCTGCTCAGCCAGCACGCCCACCGCACCCCGGCGGTCCGCTCGCTGCGCCGCGCCTGGGTCCAGCCGGCCGTCGGCATCCCGTACCTGGCGATCGGGCTGGACCTGTACGACGGTTCCGGCGCGGCCGTGGAATCGGCCCGCGCGATGATGCGCCAGGCGGTGGCGGCGGTCCCCGAGGGCCTGCCGGTCTCCACGGTGGCGCTCGCCGACGAGCACGACCCGGTCGCGATGTGGCTGCGCGCCCAGGCCCGCCCCTTCTACGACCGCGAGGCCCACGCGCCCGCCTACTAG
- a CDS encoding AMIN-like domain-containing (lipo)protein, translating into MTHRSIRRQRLVAVATGVLLTAGAALAAPAAASAAPAAAPATTAPQATARTQTPLVVNARFGGHCTYDRLVIDVKGYIPTTTVTRVSELRYDGSGNKVPLAGRYFLEIRMNPAQAHNDAGQSVYKGPKLIKIYLPKLKGLAMTGDFEGYVTFGTAFNTRPEYKTFKLHNPERWVMDVKHANVC; encoded by the coding sequence ATGACTCACCGTTCCATCCGCCGTCAGCGTCTCGTGGCCGTGGCCACGGGAGTGCTGCTCACCGCCGGCGCCGCGCTCGCCGCACCGGCCGCCGCCTCCGCCGCGCCCGCGGCGGCGCCGGCCACCACCGCGCCCCAGGCCACCGCGCGGACCCAGACCCCGCTCGTGGTGAACGCCCGCTTCGGCGGGCACTGCACCTACGACCGGCTCGTGATCGACGTGAAGGGCTACATACCCACCACCACGGTCACCCGGGTCAGCGAGCTGCGCTACGACGGCTCCGGCAACAAGGTGCCGCTGGCCGGCCGGTACTTCCTGGAGATCAGGATGAACCCGGCGCAGGCGCACAACGACGCCGGCCAGTCCGTCTACAAGGGCCCCAAGCTGATCAAGATCTACCTGCCCAAGCTCAAGGGGCTCGCCATGACCGGCGACTTCGAGGGGTACGTGACCTTCGGGACCGCCTTCAACACCCGTCCCGAGTACAAGACGTTCAAGCTGCACAACCCGGAGCGCTGGGTCATGGACGTCAAGCACGCCAACGTCTGCTGA